A single region of the Azospirillum fermentarium genome encodes:
- the cobW gene encoding cobalamin biosynthesis protein CobW gives MPALPSKIPATVITGFLGAGKTTLIRSLLEQAGGRRLALIINEFGDVGVDGGILRACGVPACTEDDVIELANGCLCCTVADDFVPAIEKLLARAEPPEHIIIETSGLALPKPLVKAFNWPAVRTRVTVDGVVAVVDAAAAAEGRFAPDAAALAAQRADAGTVDHETPVEEVFEDQLLCADLIVVSKTDLVDGAGLAKVEELIRATLPRDAKIVHGPHGRADARVVLGIGAAVEDDLASRPSHHETEEDHDHDDFTSFVVELPDQTDAEALAARVAVVAAAHGVLRVKGFVHVPGKPMRLLVQGVGVRVQTHFDRFWKPEEERRSRLVVIGETGLDVAAVTKALVE, from the coding sequence ATGCCGGCTTTGCCGTCGAAGATTCCCGCCACCGTCATCACCGGCTTTCTGGGGGCGGGCAAGACCACGCTGATCCGGTCGCTGCTGGAACAGGCCGGCGGGCGGCGTCTGGCGCTGATCATCAACGAATTCGGTGACGTGGGCGTGGACGGCGGCATCCTGCGCGCCTGCGGCGTGCCCGCCTGCACCGAGGACGACGTGATCGAGCTGGCCAACGGCTGCCTGTGCTGCACCGTGGCCGACGATTTCGTGCCGGCCATCGAAAAGCTGCTGGCCCGCGCCGAGCCGCCGGAACACATCATCATCGAAACCTCGGGCCTCGCCCTGCCCAAGCCGCTGGTGAAGGCGTTCAACTGGCCCGCCGTGCGCACCCGGGTCACCGTCGATGGGGTGGTGGCGGTGGTGGATGCCGCGGCGGCGGCCGAGGGCCGCTTCGCCCCCGACGCCGCGGCGCTGGCCGCCCAGCGCGCCGATGCCGGCACCGTGGACCACGAAACCCCGGTGGAGGAGGTGTTCGAGGATCAGTTGCTGTGCGCCGACCTGATCGTGGTCAGCAAGACCGATCTGGTGGACGGGGCCGGGCTGGCCAAGGTGGAGGAGCTGATCCGCGCCACCCTGCCGCGGGACGCCAAGATCGTTCACGGCCCCCATGGGCGTGCCGACGCCCGCGTGGTGCTGGGCATCGGTGCCGCGGTGGAGGACGACCTCGCCAGCCGTCCCAGCCATCATGAGACGGAGGAGGACCACGACCACGACGACTTCACCAGCTTCGTGGTCGAACTCCCCGACCAGACGGACGCCGAGGCGCTGGCCGCCCGCGTGGCGGTGGTGGCGGCGGCCCACGGGGTGCTGCGGGTCAAGGGCTTCGTCCATGTGCCGGGCAAGCCCATGCGGCTGCTGGTCCAGGGGGTGGGCGTGCGGGTGCAGACCCATTTCGACCGCTTCTGGAAGCCGGAGGAGGAACGCCGCAGCCGGCTGGTGGTGATCGGGGAAACCGGGCTGGACGTGGCCGCGGTGACCAAAGCGCTGGTGGAATAA
- the cobG gene encoding precorrin-3B synthase — MMMAASPAQPRRRGYCPGVLAPMEVGDGLLVRVRVPAGILTAAQARRIAALGRELGNGLVDLSHRGNLQLRGLDADGLPPLYAALESLGLLAADVESEAVRNVLTAPAAGLDPQGFDVRAAALALDARLAADAAVRGLTPKFGWLVCGGGVGHLADSSTDVRFDAVADGAGFAFRVALGGTLATAVPIGLCAPAGLPAVAAAIARTFIALRAARDGAPRRMAGLVRETGAGAFAALPGLTPLADAAPPVRAPRAVLGVQSGWLGVAFPFGRLDVDRLDALAGLAERQGCGEIRLTPWRALLLPGVADGTEIAALGGVLDPADVRLRLTACSGAGGCDVGTTDTHADALALARRAPALAAAAGAVHVSGCSKGCAHPAPAAVTLTARAGRYGVDINAAASGAARWPDLSPAEAVDKVAALDALYRQRAEPGVGAEAFLATLAPADL; from the coding sequence ATGATGATGGCCGCATCCCCCGCCCAACCCCGCCGCCGCGGCTATTGCCCCGGCGTCCTGGCGCCCATGGAGGTGGGCGACGGGCTTTTGGTGCGCGTGCGCGTGCCCGCCGGCATCCTGACCGCGGCCCAGGCCCGGCGGATCGCCGCCCTGGGGCGGGAACTGGGCAACGGGCTGGTGGACCTCAGCCACCGCGGCAATCTCCAGCTTCGCGGGCTGGACGCGGACGGGCTGCCGCCGCTGTACGCCGCCCTGGAATCCCTGGGCCTGCTGGCCGCGGATGTGGAGAGCGAGGCGGTGCGCAACGTGCTGACCGCGCCTGCCGCCGGGCTGGACCCGCAGGGGTTCGACGTGCGTGCCGCCGCATTGGCGCTGGATGCCCGGCTGGCGGCGGATGCGGCGGTGCGGGGGCTGACCCCGAAATTCGGCTGGCTGGTGTGCGGCGGCGGGGTGGGGCACCTGGCCGACAGTTCCACCGACGTGCGGTTCGACGCCGTGGCGGACGGCGCCGGTTTCGCCTTCCGCGTGGCGCTGGGCGGCACGCTGGCGACGGCGGTTCCCATCGGCCTGTGCGCCCCGGCGGGGCTGCCCGCGGTGGCGGCGGCCATCGCGCGCACCTTCATCGCGCTGCGTGCGGCGCGGGACGGCGCACCGCGGCGCATGGCCGGGCTGGTGCGCGAAACCGGCGCCGGGGCGTTCGCAGCCCTGCCCGGACTGACGCCGCTGGCCGATGCGGCCCCGCCGGTGCGCGCCCCGCGGGCGGTGCTGGGCGTGCAAAGCGGCTGGCTGGGCGTGGCCTTCCCCTTCGGGCGGCTGGATGTGGACCGGCTCGACGCCCTGGCCGGGCTGGCGGAGCGGCAGGGATGTGGGGAGATCCGCCTGACGCCCTGGCGCGCGCTGCTGTTGCCCGGCGTGGCGGATGGAACCGAGATTGCGGCGCTGGGCGGCGTGCTCGACCCCGCCGACGTGCGGCTGCGGCTGACCGCGTGCAGCGGGGCCGGCGGGTGCGACGTGGGCACCACCGACACCCACGCCGACGCGCTGGCCCTGGCGCGCCGGGCACCGGCCCTGGCGGCGGCGGCGGGGGCGGTGCATGTGTCGGGCTGTTCCAAGGGCTGTGCCCACCCGGCCCCGGCGGCGGTGACCCTGACCGCCAGGGCCGGGCGCTACGGCGTGGACATCAACGCCGCCGCGTCCGGCGCCGCCCGCTGGCCGGACCTGTCCCCGGCGGAAGCCGTGGACAAGGTGGCGGCTCTTGATGCTCTCTACCGTCAAAGAGCGGAACCGGGGGTGGGGGCGGAAGCGTTCCTGGCAACCCTGGCGCCCGCCGATCTCTAA
- the rpoZ gene encoding DNA-directed RNA polymerase subunit omega, producing MARVTVEDCVLKIPNRFELVMMAAQRAREVASGAPLSIDRDNDKNPVVALREIADETVSLDGLRDSLIKGHQKMAETEEPEEEIVELMAGENDWARGNDGIGDEDGMSEEGGEDDLGAEAGDAFDGDDEGL from the coding sequence ATGGCCCGCGTTACCGTCGAAGATTGCGTTCTGAAGATCCCCAACCGTTTCGAGCTGGTCATGATGGCCGCCCAGCGGGCGCGGGAAGTGGCGTCCGGCGCTCCGCTGTCCATCGACCGCGACAACGACAAGAACCCCGTCGTGGCGCTGCGTGAGATCGCCGATGAAACCGTCAGCCTGGACGGCCTGCGCGACTCCCTGATCAAGGGCCACCAGAAGATGGCCGAGACCGAGGAGCCGGAAGAGGAAATCGTCGAGCTGATGGCCGGCGAAAACGACTGGGCCCGCGGCAACGACGGCATCGGCGATGAAGACGGCATGTCGGAAGAAGGCGGCGAGGACGATCTGGGCGCCGAGGCCGGTGACGCCTTCGACGGCGATGATGAGGGGCTGTAA
- the cobN gene encoding cobaltochelatase subunit CobN, producing the protein MHLLAARQDDLTAEPQAVDLELSPADLVVLSFSDSDLSALAAAWRTRRADLPTLRLVTLARLGHPLSVDLFIDRVIRPARGVVLRLLGGAGYWRYGLERVVAVCREQGIPLAVLPGDARPDPTLEGWSTVPADAVSRLWRLFVEGGPDNAASLLGYAATLAGHPAPWAEPAPVPRFGRYAGWAGRVEDGGPVAAVVFYRSHLLAGDVAPVHALADALAERGLTPLPLFAASLKEPEAAAWVARTLVESGTAVVLNATGFSAVPPGGAGSPLDAAGVPVLQVVLSTGTEAGWAGAVRGLGPADLAMNVVLPEMDGRILTRAIAFKAEAETDPDLEFAPTLIRPVPDRVAWAADLAAAWVRLAATPRGERRLALVLSDYPGPGGGVGRAVGLDTPASAVGILNTLRDAGYAVADVPVHGADLLASLTPAGDAGVYLGLSAYRRLADGEALARITAAWGEPDGDPLADDGGFRFRVRRCGAVTVAVQPSRGHGPLTTAQHHDPDTPPSHGYYAFHLWLRHVAGIHALVQLGAHGTLEWLPGKAVALSATCWPEIVAGPLPILYPFIVNNPGEGAQARRRLGAVLIGHLTPPPMQAGLHGGLADLEAAIDEYAQASGMDPRRLGLLQERITDLAWRTGVAADCNLTPSDDPAEVLNRLDAHLCDVKEMQIRDGLHVFGTPPAEESIARLAAAVARFPHGGGEGAGMALPRALALDLTLDETEHRAALDARAVALVAGTETLDPAWIRTAAVLERVRTTLLPAIAGCGAAERAALLAGLDGRFVPPGPGGSPARGRADTLPTGRNLFALDPRAVPTPTAWALGWKAADALLTRHLQDHGDWPRALVVDVWGTPTLRTGGDELAQALALLGVRPVWEGGSGRVTGYEIMPAGLLGRPRVDVTLRLSGLFRDVFPQQVALFDQAVRAIAGLTDEGPDVNPLVSAVARDVAELTAQGMEAEHARRLATARVFGAAPGGYGTALAGLLASGDWSGQGDFGRAYLDGGCHAYGPGLDGVALPSLFRRRVGGAEALVHHQDQREHDLLSHDGYAQFEGGFAAAAASLGADPALYHLDSAEPDRVTVRTLGEELARVLRGRAANPRWIAGMMRHGPAGAADIAAAVDTLFAFAASTRVVKAHHFDILYDAYVEDDRVLDFLRTANPAAARAMLDRFADAMARGLWHPRRNAVGDDLRRLREEAA; encoded by the coding sequence ATGCACCTTTTGGCCGCCCGGCAGGATGACCTGACCGCCGAACCGCAGGCCGTGGACCTGGAACTGTCCCCGGCGGATCTGGTGGTGCTGTCCTTTTCCGACAGCGACCTGTCGGCGCTGGCCGCCGCGTGGCGGACCCGGCGGGCGGACTTGCCCACGCTGCGGCTGGTCACTCTGGCGCGGCTGGGGCACCCGCTGTCGGTGGACCTGTTCATCGACCGGGTGATCCGCCCGGCCCGCGGCGTGGTGCTGCGGCTGCTGGGCGGGGCCGGCTATTGGCGCTATGGCCTGGAACGGGTGGTGGCGGTGTGCCGGGAACAAGGCATTCCGCTGGCCGTGCTGCCCGGCGATGCCCGCCCCGACCCGACGCTGGAGGGGTGGAGCACGGTGCCGGCGGATGCCGTGTCCCGGCTGTGGCGCCTGTTCGTGGAGGGGGGGCCGGACAACGCCGCCTCGCTTTTGGGCTATGCCGCCACGCTGGCCGGGCATCCCGCCCCCTGGGCCGAGCCGGCGCCGGTGCCGCGCTTTGGCCGGTACGCGGGCTGGGCGGGCCGGGTGGAGGATGGCGGGCCGGTGGCGGCGGTGGTGTTCTACCGCTCCCACCTGCTGGCCGGCGACGTGGCGCCGGTCCACGCCCTGGCCGACGCCTTGGCGGAGCGCGGCCTGACGCCGCTGCCGCTGTTCGCCGCCAGCCTGAAGGAGCCGGAGGCCGCCGCGTGGGTGGCCCGGACCCTGGTCGAGTCCGGGACGGCGGTGGTGCTGAACGCCACCGGCTTTTCCGCCGTGCCGCCGGGGGGCGCCGGCTCGCCGCTGGACGCCGCGGGTGTGCCGGTGCTTCAGGTGGTGCTGTCCACCGGCACCGAGGCCGGGTGGGCCGGGGCGGTGCGCGGGCTGGGGCCGGCGGATCTGGCCATGAACGTGGTGCTGCCGGAAATGGACGGGCGCATCCTGACCCGCGCCATCGCCTTCAAGGCCGAGGCCGAAACCGACCCCGATCTGGAATTCGCCCCCACCCTGATCCGCCCGGTGCCCGACCGGGTGGCGTGGGCCGCCGATCTGGCCGCGGCGTGGGTGCGGCTGGCGGCCACCCCGCGCGGGGAGCGGCGGCTGGCGCTGGTGCTGTCCGACTACCCCGGCCCCGGCGGCGGGGTGGGCCGCGCGGTGGGGCTGGACACCCCGGCCAGCGCGGTGGGGATTCTCAACACCCTGCGGGACGCGGGGTACGCCGTCGCCGACGTGCCGGTGCATGGTGCGGACCTGCTGGCCTCCCTGACCCCGGCGGGGGACGCGGGCGTCTATCTCGGCCTGTCGGCCTACCGCCGTCTTGCCGATGGGGAGGCGCTGGCCCGCATCACCGCGGCGTGGGGGGAACCGGATGGCGACCCGCTGGCCGACGACGGCGGCTTCCGTTTCCGTGTGCGCCGCTGCGGGGCGGTCACCGTGGCGGTGCAGCCCAGCCGCGGCCATGGGCCCCTGACCACCGCCCAGCACCACGATCCCGATACCCCGCCCAGCCACGGCTATTACGCCTTTCACCTGTGGCTGCGGCATGTGGCGGGCATCCACGCGCTGGTGCAGCTCGGCGCCCACGGCACGCTGGAATGGCTGCCGGGCAAGGCGGTGGCGCTGTCGGCCACCTGCTGGCCGGAGATCGTGGCCGGGCCGCTGCCCATCCTCTACCCCTTCATCGTCAACAATCCGGGGGAGGGGGCGCAGGCCCGCCGCCGGCTGGGGGCGGTGCTGATCGGCCACCTGACCCCGCCGCCCATGCAGGCCGGGCTGCACGGCGGCCTTGCCGATCTGGAAGCGGCCATCGACGAATACGCCCAAGCGTCGGGCATGGACCCGCGGCGGCTGGGGCTGCTGCAGGAGCGCATCACCGATCTGGCGTGGCGCACCGGGGTGGCCGCCGACTGCAACCTTACGCCATCCGACGACCCGGCGGAGGTGCTGAACCGGCTGGACGCCCATCTGTGCGACGTGAAGGAGATGCAGATCCGCGACGGGCTGCATGTCTTCGGCACACCGCCGGCGGAGGAGTCCATCGCCCGCCTCGCCGCCGCCGTCGCCCGCTTCCCCCATGGCGGGGGGGAGGGGGCGGGCATGGCGCTGCCCCGCGCCCTGGCGCTCGACCTCACGTTGGATGAGACGGAACACCGCGCCGCCCTCGATGCCCGCGCGGTGGCGCTGGTGGCGGGAACCGAAACGCTTGATCCCGCCTGGATCCGCACGGCGGCGGTGCTGGAGCGGGTGCGCACCACCCTGCTGCCGGCCATCGCCGGGTGCGGGGCGGCCGAGCGGGCCGCCCTGCTGGCCGGGCTGGACGGGCGCTTCGTGCCGCCGGGGCCGGGGGGATCGCCGGCCCGCGGGCGCGCCGACACCCTGCCCACCGGGCGCAACCTGTTCGCGCTCGATCCCCGCGCCGTGCCGACCCCCACCGCCTGGGCGCTGGGGTGGAAGGCGGCGGACGCGCTGCTGACCCGCCATTTGCAGGATCACGGTGATTGGCCCCGTGCGCTGGTGGTGGACGTGTGGGGCACGCCGACCCTGCGCACCGGCGGCGACGAGCTGGCCCAGGCCCTGGCGCTGCTGGGCGTGCGCCCGGTGTGGGAGGGGGGATCGGGCCGCGTCACGGGTTATGAGATCATGCCGGCGGGGCTGCTGGGCCGCCCGAGGGTGGATGTGACGCTGCGCCTGTCCGGCCTGTTCCGCGACGTGTTCCCGCAGCAGGTGGCGCTGTTCGACCAGGCGGTGCGCGCCATCGCCGGGCTGACCGACGAGGGACCGGACGTCAACCCGCTGGTTTCTGCTGTCGCCCGCGACGTGGCCGAACTGACGGCCCAGGGGATGGAGGCGGAGCACGCCCGCCGGCTTGCCACCGCCCGCGTGTTCGGCGCGGCACCGGGGGGCTACGGCACGGCGCTGGCCGGGCTGCTGGCCTCGGGCGACTGGTCGGGCCAAGGGGATTTCGGGCGGGCCTATCTGGACGGCGGCTGCCATGCCTATGGCCCCGGCCTGGACGGGGTGGCGCTGCCGTCGCTGTTCCGCCGCCGGGTGGGCGGGGCGGAGGCGCTGGTCCACCATCAGGACCAGCGGGAACACGACCTGCTGTCCCACGACGGCTATGCCCAGTTCGAGGGCGGGTTCGCCGCCGCCGCCGCCTCGCTGGGCGCCGATCCGGCGCTTTATCACCTGGACAGCGCCGAACCCGACCGGGTAACCGTCCGCACGCTGGGGGAGGAGCTGGCCCGCGTGCTGCGGGGCCGCGCCGCCAACCCGCGCTGGATCGCCGGCATGATGCGCCACGGCCCGGCGGGGGCGGCGGACATCGCCGCGGCGGTGGACACCCTGTTCGCCTTCGCCGCCTCCACCCGCGTGGTCAAAGCGCATCACTTCGACATCCTCTATGATGCCTATGTGGAGGATGACCGGGTGCTGGATTTCCTGCGCACCGCCAACCCTGCCGCCGCCCGCGCCATGCTCGACCGCTTCGCCGACGCCATGGCGCGGGGCCTGTGGCACCCCCGCCGCAACGCCGTGGGCGACGACCTGCGCCGTTTGAGAGAGGAGGCCGCATGA
- a CDS encoding transglutaminase family protein, with protein MAIHVALNHKTIYRYDRLVSLSPHIVRLRPAPHCRTPILSYSLKVTPKKHFLNWQQDPQSNYQARFVFPEKTRELVVEVDLVAEIAAINPFDFFLEEKAQTIPFSYEPWLEKELKPYLETEPVGPLLRQYIDAIDRTPTPSINFLVAVNQRLQQDIGYVIRLEPGIQTCEQTLGKRTGSCRDSAWLLVQILRHMGLAARFVSGYLIQLTADQKALDGPSGPESDFTDLHAWTEVFLPGAGWVGLDPTSGLLAGEGHIPLACTPDASSAAPITGAVDECAVDFSHEMSVTRIYEAPRVTRPYTPQQWAAIESLGHAIDGELTAGDVRLTMGGEPTFVSIDDMDGAEWNTAANGTHKRTLAADLVQRLMRRFAPGGLLHHGQGKWYPGESLPRWAFTAYWRKDGQALWNNADLLAREDTDYGHTTEDAGLFLVSLAKRLGIDPALVLAAYEDPWHYLRREQELPVNVDPLDSKLEDAEERARLARVFSRGLSEPVGFAMPINRRMTTQGPVWLSSTWPLRQERLLLIPGDSSMGFRLPLGSLPWVSESDYPYVVEQDPFDERPPLPPNQVPLRQRPFEGPKPGPREMRVRQAMAEVRTEIPEHGKSAWWVVRTALTCEARQGRIYLFMPPMGLLEDYIAMVQEIEATALELDMPVVIEGYQPPRDPRISQLAVTPDPGVIEVNIHPAHSWDELVRNTTDLYEEARQARLGTEKFMIDGRHCGTGGGNHVVMGAATAADSPFLRRPDLLRSMITYWQNHPSLSYVFSGLFIGPTSQAPRVDEARDDSLYELDIAFGKLDEAAAMGQCPPWLVDRVLRHLMVDVQGNTHRAEFCIDKLYSPDSSTGRLGLLEFRAFEMPPHAEMSLTQQLLIRALIARFWKHPYKGKLVRWGTDLHDRFMLPYFVEQDLADVLADLREHGFPFDEAWFKPHTNFRFPVYGHIVQRGITVELRMALEPWHVLGEEPGGGGTVRYVDSSVERVQVRLAGLVGDRYVVTCNGRRVPLIPTGTEGEFVGGVRYRAWQPPSCLHPTIPVHTPLVIDVLDTWVGRSVGGCTYHVMHPGGRSYDTFPVNANEAEGRRLARFYPFGHTPGPMTVPPEERNPQFPMTLDLRRR; from the coding sequence ATGGCGATTCATGTCGCCCTCAATCATAAGACCATCTACCGATATGACCGGCTGGTGTCCCTGTCGCCGCACATCGTCCGGCTGCGGCCAGCCCCCCATTGCCGCACGCCGATCCTCAGCTACTCGCTGAAGGTGACGCCGAAGAAGCATTTTCTGAACTGGCAGCAGGATCCCCAGTCCAATTATCAGGCCCGCTTCGTCTTTCCGGAAAAGACCCGCGAACTGGTGGTGGAGGTCGATCTGGTGGCGGAGATCGCCGCCATCAACCCGTTCGATTTCTTTCTTGAGGAAAAAGCGCAGACCATTCCCTTTTCCTATGAACCGTGGCTGGAAAAGGAGCTGAAGCCCTATCTGGAAACGGAACCGGTGGGGCCGCTGCTTCGGCAGTACATCGATGCCATCGACCGCACGCCCACCCCGTCCATCAATTTCCTGGTGGCGGTCAACCAGCGGCTTCAGCAGGACATCGGCTATGTCATCCGGCTGGAGCCGGGCATCCAGACCTGCGAGCAGACGCTGGGCAAGCGCACCGGCTCGTGCCGCGATTCGGCGTGGCTGCTGGTGCAGATCCTGCGGCACATGGGGCTGGCGGCCCGTTTCGTGTCCGGGTACCTGATCCAGTTGACCGCCGATCAGAAGGCGCTGGACGGCCCGTCGGGGCCGGAATCCGATTTCACCGACCTGCACGCCTGGACCGAAGTGTTCCTGCCCGGCGCCGGCTGGGTCGGGCTGGACCCCACCTCGGGCCTGCTGGCGGGGGAGGGGCACATCCCGCTGGCCTGCACCCCCGACGCCTCCTCCGCCGCCCCCATCACCGGTGCGGTGGACGAGTGCGCGGTGGACTTCAGCCACGAGATGTCGGTGACCCGCATCTACGAGGCGCCGCGGGTCACCCGGCCCTACACCCCGCAGCAGTGGGCGGCCATCGAATCCCTGGGCCACGCCATCGATGGGGAACTGACCGCCGGCGACGTGCGGCTGACCATGGGCGGCGAGCCGACCTTCGTGTCCATCGACGACATGGACGGGGCCGAATGGAACACCGCGGCCAACGGCACCCACAAGCGCACGCTGGCCGCCGATCTGGTCCAGCGGCTGATGCGCCGCTTCGCCCCCGGCGGGCTGCTGCACCACGGGCAGGGCAAGTGGTACCCTGGCGAATCGCTGCCCCGCTGGGCCTTCACCGCCTATTGGCGCAAGGACGGGCAGGCGCTGTGGAACAACGCCGACCTGCTGGCCCGCGAGGACACCGACTACGGCCACACCACCGAGGATGCCGGGCTGTTCCTGGTCTCGCTGGCCAAGCGGCTGGGCATCGACCCGGCGCTGGTGCTGGCGGCTTATGAAGACCCCTGGCACTACCTGCGCCGCGAGCAGGAGCTTCCCGTCAACGTCGATCCGCTGGACAGCAAGCTGGAGGACGCGGAGGAGCGGGCGCGGCTGGCCCGCGTGTTCAGCCGTGGCCTGAGCGAGCCGGTGGGCTTCGCCATGCCCATCAACCGCCGCATGACCACCCAGGGGCCGGTGTGGCTGTCCAGCACATGGCCGCTGCGCCAGGAACGGCTGCTGCTGATCCCCGGCGACAGCTCCATGGGCTTCCGCCTGCCGCTGGGGTCGCTGCCGTGGGTGTCGGAATCCGATTACCCCTATGTGGTCGAACAAGACCCCTTTGACGAGCGCCCGCCGCTGCCGCCCAACCAGGTGCCGCTGCGCCAGCGTCCGTTCGAGGGGCCGAAGCCCGGCCCGCGCGAAATGCGCGTGCGTCAGGCCATGGCCGAGGTGCGCACCGAGATCCCCGAGCACGGCAAGTCGGCGTGGTGGGTGGTGCGCACGGCGCTGACGTGCGAGGCGCGCCAGGGCCGCATCTATCTGTTCATGCCGCCCATGGGGCTGCTGGAAGACTACATCGCCATGGTCCAGGAGATCGAGGCGACGGCGCTGGAGTTGGACATGCCGGTGGTGATCGAGGGGTATCAGCCCCCCCGCGACCCGCGCATCAGCCAGTTGGCGGTCACCCCCGACCCCGGCGTGATCGAGGTGAACATCCACCCCGCCCATTCGTGGGACGAGTTGGTGCGCAACACCACCGACCTTTATGAAGAGGCGCGGCAGGCGCGGCTGGGCACCGAGAAGTTCATGATCGACGGTCGCCATTGCGGCACCGGCGGCGGCAACCACGTGGTGATGGGGGCGGCCACCGCCGCCGACAGCCCGTTCCTGCGCCGGCCCGACCTGCTGCGCAGCATGATCACCTACTGGCAGAACCACCCGTCGCTGTCCTACGTCTTCTCCGGCCTGTTCATCGGCCCGACCAGCCAGGCCCCGCGGGTGGACGAGGCGCGGGACGATTCCCTCTATGAACTGGACATCGCCTTCGGCAAGCTGGACGAGGCGGCGGCGATGGGCCAGTGCCCGCCGTGGCTGGTGGACCGGGTGCTGCGCCACCTGATGGTGGACGTGCAGGGCAACACCCACCGGGCGGAATTCTGCATCGACAAGCTCTATTCCCCCGACAGCTCCACCGGCCGGCTGGGGCTGCTGGAGTTCCGCGCGTTCGAAATGCCGCCGCACGCGGAGATGAGCCTGACCCAGCAGCTTCTGATCCGCGCGCTGATCGCGCGGTTCTGGAAGCACCCGTACAAGGGCAAGCTGGTGCGGTGGGGTACCGACCTGCACGACCGCTTCATGCTGCCCTATTTCGTCGAACAGGATCTGGCCGACGTGCTGGCCGACCTGCGCGAGCATGGGTTCCCGTTCGACGAGGCGTGGTTCAAGCCGCACACCAACTTCCGTTTCCCCGTCTATGGCCACATCGTCCAGCGGGGCATCACGGTGGAATTGCGCATGGCGCTGGAGCCGTGGCACGTGCTGGGCGAGGAGCCGGGCGGCGGCGGCACCGTGCGCTATGTGGATTCGTCGGTGGAACGGGTGCAGGTGCGTCTGGCCGGGCTGGTGGGCGACCGCTACGTGGTCACCTGCAACGGCCGCCGGGTGCCGCTGATCCCCACGGGGACCGAGGGCGAGTTCGTCGGCGGCGTGCGGTACCGCGCGTGGCAGCCGCCGTCCTGCCTGCACCCGACCATCCCGGTGCACACGCCGCTGGTGATCGACGTGCTGGACACCTGGGTCGGGCGGTCGGTGGGGGGCTGCACCTATCACGTCATGCACCCCGGCGGGCGCAGCTACGACACCTTCCCCGTCAACGCCAACGAGGCGGAAGGCCGGCGTCTGGCCCGTTTCTACCCCTTCGGCCACACCCCCGGCCCGATGACCGTGCCGCCGGAGGAACGCAACCCGCAGTTCCCCATGACGCTGGACCTGCGGCGACGCTGA
- a CDS encoding porin — MNARNIVMLGSSAVALTLALAAPALADTTEDLLSHLRAKGVLTNSEFNTLSQRHQVETARAAADAKAQADAQVQAAKAAAVADDKTIVRKADKGLGLKVGDVNIQLSGSINGFYVHDSGDSGPRTAVTGGVVNTNGNSSSVRNGLLPGYLKVDVTTTQEGFDLGAHFGIYPGINSVTWNGGANSAGQPQALTTSGADFRQTYLTVAHKSLGELKVGRDIGLFGSDAILNDMTLLGVGTASANSNPSNTSLGRIGLGYIYTDFQPQITYTTPTFAGFAASAGVFTPMVTAGSTEVNDSPGFQGKLTYDFTAGGATGHLWGGFITQKHDQTGAQASYTGTGFDMGAKLSYGPAALTGYYYTGEGIGTTGLFILSATAAGKKRDSDGFYVQGTVKPIDKLTLGVSYGESNLDLAGGEVNPTLVKKNSSWAFQTKYALTDWVSLVGEYTNTTSKAHGGNEANSDAIALGAILFF; from the coding sequence ATGAATGCGCGTAACATCGTGATGCTGGGCAGCAGTGCTGTTGCCCTGACGCTGGCACTTGCCGCCCCGGCCCTGGCCGACACCACCGAGGATCTGCTGTCCCACCTGCGCGCCAAGGGCGTGCTGACCAACAGCGAATTCAACACGCTGAGCCAGCGCCATCAGGTGGAGACCGCCCGCGCCGCAGCCGATGCCAAGGCCCAGGCCGACGCCCAGGTGCAGGCGGCCAAGGCCGCGGCGGTTGCCGACGACAAGACCATCGTGCGCAAGGCCGACAAGGGTCTGGGGCTGAAGGTGGGGGATGTGAACATCCAGCTGTCCGGCTCCATCAACGGCTTCTACGTCCATGATTCCGGCGACAGCGGCCCCCGCACCGCGGTGACCGGCGGCGTGGTCAACACCAACGGCAACAGCTCGTCCGTGCGCAACGGCCTGCTGCCCGGCTATCTGAAGGTGGACGTCACCACCACCCAGGAAGGCTTCGACCTGGGCGCCCATTTCGGCATCTACCCCGGCATCAACAGCGTGACGTGGAACGGCGGCGCCAATTCCGCCGGCCAGCCCCAGGCGCTCACCACCTCCGGCGCCGATTTCCGCCAGACCTACCTGACCGTGGCGCACAAGAGCCTGGGTGAGCTGAAGGTGGGCCGCGACATCGGCCTGTTCGGGTCGGACGCCATCCTCAACGACATGACCCTGCTGGGCGTGGGCACGGCGTCGGCCAACAGCAACCCCAGCAACACCTCGCTGGGCCGCATCGGTCTGGGCTACATCTACACCGATTTCCAGCCGCAGATCACCTACACCACCCCCACCTTCGCCGGCTTTGCCGCCTCGGCGGGCGTGTTCACGCCCATGGTCACGGCGGGCAGCACGGAAGTGAACGATTCCCCCGGCTTCCAGGGCAAGCTGACCTATGATTTCACCGCGGGCGGGGCCACCGGCCACCTGTGGGGCGGCTTCATCACGCAAAAGCACGACCAGACCGGCGCCCAGGCCAGCTACACCGGCACCGGCTTCGACATGGGCGCCAAGCTGAGCTACGGCCCCGCCGCCCTGACCGGCTATTACTACACGGGTGAAGGCATCGGCACGACCGGCCTGTTCATCCTGTCGGCCACCGCCGCCGGCAAGAAGCGCGACAGCGACGGTTTCTATGTCCAGGGCACCGTGAAGCCCATCGACAAGCTGACGCTGGGCGTCAGCTACGGCGAGAGCAACCTGGATCTGGCCGGCGGCGAAGTGAACCCCACGCTGGTGAAGAAGAACAGCTCGTGGGCGTTCCAGACCAAATACGCCCTGACCGACTGGGTGTCGCTGGTGGGCGAATACACCAACACCACGTCAAAGGCCCACGGCGGCAACGAGGCCAACTCCGACGCCATCGCGCTGGGTGCCATCCTGTTCTTCTGA